In a single window of the Biomphalaria glabrata chromosome 13, xgBioGlab47.1, whole genome shotgun sequence genome:
- the LOC106063389 gene encoding FMRFamide peptide receptor frpr-18-like, which produces MNNSLASSKLKQILIIDQILIEVILTINLTILTEAIGIVGIVGNVISILNFRKQGYKDGINVTLTALAFSDLGMLITHQVILQILNPWLDESSLVMLKPQMLLFVIYVNDFFNRVSGFVTACAAFERCLCVVLPMKVKLLMTRRVATVVNISIFVALIVYVILPNSLVYVGSKYLPNFNRTFAYVYYRENREAVMNIYYLVNALFVPNLIILMLMVFTAILITKLKSNSEWRHRVSNPQSRGKNSVNYKERNAIAMLVTMSGIYIVCVIPRSALTLADGLFEEMKAGGIYFDLNKLVYSFLILFEAIHCSVTSIIYFKMSSKYREVFYQMCLWWKKR; this is translated from the coding sequence atgaataactcACTCGCATCgtcaaaactaaaacaaattttaataattgATCAAATATTAATAGAAGTGATCTTGACTATTAATCTTACAATCTTGACTGAAGCTATTGGAATCGTTGGCATTGTGGGTAATGTCATTAGCATTCTCAACTTCAGAAAACAAGGCTACAAAGATGGTATCAACGTGACTTTAACTGCGCTGGCGTTCAGTGATCTAGGCATGCTTATCACTCATCAGGTGATTCTACAAATCCTTAACCCTTGGCTGGACGAGTCCAGCTTGGTCATGCTGAAACCACAAATGCTTCTTTTTGTAATCTAcgtgaatgatttttttaatagagtGAGCGGGTTTGTTACTGCCTGTGCCGCATTCGAGCGGTGTCTCTGTGTGGTGCTTCCCATGAAGGTGAAACTTCTCATGACACGGCGTGTCGCTACAGTGGTAAACATCTCCATCTTCGTCGCTTTGATCGTTTATGTCATTCTGCCAAACAGTCTTGTTTATGTGGGCTCAAAATATTTGCCGAATTTTAATCGAACCTTTGCCTATGTCTACTATAGGGAGAACAGAGAGGCGGTCATGAACATCTATTATCTTGTCAATGCCTTGTTTGTCCCTAATCTCATCATTCTGATGTTAATGGTGTTTACAGCCATCCTGATAACGAAACTGAAATCCAACTCTGAATGGAGACACAGGGTTTCGAACCCACAGTCTCGCGGAAAGAACTCGGTGAACTACAAAGAAAGAAACGCCATAGCCATGCTTGTGACAATGTCTGGCATATACATCGTCTGCGTGATTCCACGTTCGGCCTTGACCTTGGCTGACGGACTATTCGAAGAGATGAAAGCCGGAGGCATCTACTTCGACCTGAACAAGCTGGTCTATTCTTTTCTTATTCTTTTCGAGGctatccactgtagtgtgactTCTATTATTTACTTTAAGATGAGCTCGAAATATAGAGAAGTATTTTATCAGATGTGTCTTTGGTggaaaaagagataa